Proteins encoded by one window of Arachis hypogaea cultivar Tifrunner chromosome 1, arahy.Tifrunner.gnm2.J5K5, whole genome shotgun sequence:
- the LOC112802779 gene encoding vesicle-associated protein 1-2: MSNGKLFSIESFELKFPFELKKQISCALQLFNKTDSYVAFKVKTTNPKKYCVRPNTGIVLPRSTCDIMVAMQAQKEAPPDMQCKDKFLLQSVKTFDGASTKDINSEMFNKEAGHLVEECKLRVVYVSPPQPPSPVPEGSEEGSSPKGSVSENGNVSSVDFTQASREFTERSDTQDKYAEGRALITRLTEEKSNAIQQNNKFHQEPDLLKREGNKNRSGVSFIIIVLIGLLGMIMGYLMRKT, translated from the exons ATGAGCAACGGGAAACTTTTTAGCATCGAATCTTTCGAGCTCAAGTTCCCCT TTGAGTTGAAGAAGCAGATCTCGTGCGCTCTCCAATTGTTCAATAAGACTGATAGCTATGTAGCTTTCAAG GTGAAAACAACTAATCCGAAGAAGTATTGTGTTCGTCCAAACACAGGAATTGTCTTGCCACGATCAACATGTGATATTATGG TTGCCATGCAGGCGCAAAAGGAAGCGCCACCTGATATGCAATGCAAGGATAAATTTCTTCTTCAGAGTGTGAAAACTTTTGACGGTGCTTCTACAAAAGATATCAATTCAGAAATG TTCAACAAAGAGGCAGGGCATTTGGTTGAGGAGTGTAAATTGAGAGTGGTGTATGTTTCTCCACCTCAACCACCATCTCCAGTCCCAGAAGGTTCCGAGGAAGGGTCATCGCCTAAAGGTTCTGTTTCAGAAAATGGGAATGTCAGTAGTGTTGACTTCACACAA GCATCAAGAGAATTTACTGAAAGATCCGATACTCAAGACAAATATGCAGag GGAAGGGCTCTTATCACAAGATTGACTGAAGAAAAAAGTAATGCAATTCAACAGAACAACAAGTTCCATCAGGAACCG GATCTTCTGAAGCGTGAAGGCAATAAAAATCGCAGTGGAGTCTCCTTTATCATTATTGTATTAATTGGCTTACTTGGCATGATTATGGGGTATCTCATGAGGAAGACCTAA
- the LOC112802786 gene encoding uncharacterized protein encodes MGGHGGLNILPQKRWNVYNYENREKVRRDEEQAARDEQIKRDEVRKRDAELRLERLRTAKGLAPLVKAKAEEEKEEEEEEEPELKNSGDNRHINLFEGIKIFDPVRETEKRKELLGEREGWKKEKRMKKEEGKSSGVVVGPEDEKYRLGYGVAGKGVKMPWYLEKRNGDDKKGDGDDGDGEVKNENKKKNGRKTLEELREERLKREKHEKERERALTGEKGRSSSSHSERRSDRDVYGNKKFNRR; translated from the exons ATGGGAGGCCATGGCGGCCTCAACATTCTCCCGCAGAAGCGGTGGAACGTCTACAACTACGAGAACAGGGAAAAGGTCCGCCGCGACGAGGAGCAAGCCGCCAGAGACGAGCAGATCAAGCGCGATGAGGTCAGAAAGCGCGACGCCGAGCTCCGCCTCGAGCGCCTCCGCACCGCCAAGGGTTTGGCTCCTCTCGTTAAGGCCAAGGCagaggaagagaaggaggaggaagaagaagaagaaccggaATTGAAGAATTCGGGTGACAACAGACACATTAACTTGTTCGAGGGAATTAAGATTTTCGATCCTGTACGAGAAACCGAGAAGAGGAAGGAGTTGTTAGGGGAAAGGGAAGggtggaagaaggagaagaggatgaagaaagaagaaggaaagtccTCGGGGGTGGTGGTGGGTCCCGAGGATGAGAAGTATAGGTTAGGGTATGGGGTAGCAGGGAAGGGTGTGAAGATGCCTTGGTATCTTGAGAAGCGTAATGGCGACGATAAGAAGGGCGATGGGGATGATGGTGATGGGGAAGTGAAGAatgagaacaagaagaagaatgggaggaaGACTTTGGAGGAGTTGAGGGAAGAGAGGTTGAAGAGGGAGAAGCACGAGAAGGAGCGGGAGAGGGCGTTGACCGGGGAGAAGGGCCGCAGCAGCAGCAGCCATAGTGAGCGCCGCAGCGATAGAGATGTGTATGGGAACAAGAAGTTTAACAG GCGATAA